TTTCAGAAGTGTCGGTGTATTCCAGGACTATTGCCCTGGCATGGAATGAGTGAAGAAGGGCTTGGTATTTACTGGATTCCAATcattcaaattttatttcacttgtgCCTGACACGGACTGACTTCATTCTTTTTGACTTTTAATACAGATTAAGAGCTGACTAAAGATCTCAAACACTATATACTGAGAGTCACTACAGATGTTAAAGAAAACACCAGCACTAGCAACACAACCCTGCACTacctcctccctgctcctggaAGCCATGCTGTTAGAGCTGGACTTCCCTGTGGTGCCAGTGCTGCTCCCAAACCACTACAGGATTCTGCAAGGAAGCAAACAAGCTATTAAAGAAATATCCAGGCTACCGCATCACAAAGCGCACTTTGTTCATTAATTCTGCCAAACGCCTCGTaggcctttcctcataggatACTAATAAACTGACTAAAAAGAGAGGGAGGCTTtatgaaaggaagaaacttATAAGAAGATCTCATTCTGCtaaatcagagaaaaatggGATGGGGGAATCCCTGTAGAGAGAAATGCTTCGAAGGGAACTGTTGGCCTTGCGGGTTAGTGAGGTGAAAATTAGTTGAGGTTCTGCTGTATGGTAAAGAACCAAAGTTGGCTGTAGAAAGAGAAGGGAACATCTCCAGTCTGGTCGACTTGGAACAGCATGtcccttctgctgtgcttcccGTCTGCAGTCACATTAAATTCCCCAGTAAGGCATCAGGGGTCTCCTCTCTCTCTCATAAACGTCTGGGATGATGCCATATGGTGTCTGTACCATTTTAACCGTTGTCTTCCCAAACAGCTTCCTCTCGTAGTCTATCAGTTGCCTCCAGAAGCCCACGTTGGGGCGTATAACAGGGCGCCTTGATTTGACCCAGTTGTATGCCTCGAAGAGGGACACCTTATGGTACTTCATCAGGTAGGCGATGCACAGGGTGGCTGACCTGCTCACGCCGGCCGCGCAGTGGACTAAGGTGGCCCCGTGCTTCCGTGCCACGCTGTTGATCTTGTCGGCAACGCTGTCGAAGTACAAGGAGATGGGGGCGTTGGGCATGTCAGCCAAAGGCACTTTGACATATTCAAACTGGGGCCAATTGAAGTTGGGGATCTCGATGGTTGCGTTGATTATGCAGGTGATCCCTCGGGACAGGAGCAGGTGCCGGTTGGAGGCGACGCTGCCCCGGCTCAGGTACAGCGAGGGGGTGATTTGGGCAATGCCCCCCAGAGCACCTTCGGAAAGCATTCGTGGAGCCATCAGAGTTCTCGGCAAGGAGTTGTGGCTTCTGGAGGTCATGGAGGATCTTGGCACTCACACCTCCATTATGGGAAGGGATCCAGTGGGATCTGCAGCCGAGGGAAGGATTGTCTGGCCCGGTAGTGCAAGGATAGCAAGTGCTTCCTCCGCTTAGTCACTGCAAAACACAAGCAAACACCACGTGAGTGGGGCACCTGTCCGATGAGCCTGAGTCTGTgcaagagagaaggaaaacccAACTCACCCTGCTGTGGCCTGGACAATCTCCTACTGGCAAACCTCCGTGGGTAAGGCTGCCCTGGGTTTGTACGATGCTTATTACCAAGGGGCCCCCAGGCACAGCCTAAACAGATATTAACACAAAAATCTTCTAACCTAATTAGCTCCAATTAGTTGTCAAGGGCTTAGGCAGCCTACCTGTGGGCCTGGGCAGTGTTTCATCCAGATTAGCTTGTGGAAGATTAGTGACGCCTTTTTCGTGTTCAAAAGCAGTAACTTCCCAACTGGCTGGAATCCAAGGAGAGGGTGAGAAACATCTCACACAGACTGGATATAGATGCCAGCAATGTACCCTGCCTTCTCCCCAATGCCACCCTTCTCCTTTTTTAGGTATAAGAAAGTCTCTGCCAAAGCACATAAACATAGGAAAATTGCTCATTAAAAAAGGCAGTGAGTCACGTCCATCTCGATCAGTAATCGGTTCCCAGTGAGGCTGGGGAAGTGTGGAAAGAGTGACCTGGTTATGTCAAACAGAGAGTAAAATTGAAGCAGAGGTAGGGACAAGGGAGgctcttttcctgctgctttaaTAACTGAGTAATGTTTTGGAGAAAGACACGCTCCACAGAGGTGTGGGTTTGCCTGTGTGAGCCATTCATCCCCGGCCACCTCCGCTGTGGGCCTCAGGAAGGGCACGATCTGGGCACTCCTGCTATTTCAAAGGCCAgagtggaaaataaaagttctgtttttatctCCCTTACTCCTTTAGGACTTCTCCAAAGCCAGTTTAGAAGCTGCAAGCAAGGGGATGAGCCACGAAGCATTAATACCTTGTAAGTCATGTAAGTCTACCTATGTGGCCTCCAGCTGGAGCCTGGTGTGGGAGAGGCTGAGGTGGGGGCAGAGTTCTCGTGGGCCCCCTCGAAGGGCTGAGActgtgcctgcagtgcctgcagtgcctgcagtgccCCAGGCCCGACGCTGCCACGCCGTGGTCTGTCAGCATCCCAGGCTCTGGAAAGCACTGGCAGGTCTCAGCAGTGGCTGGTAGCGCTGCCAGCAGATTTTTGGCACGGGTTTGCAGTATGGTAACTTAATGAGCATAACGCAGTCTCCTCTGTGGCTTGTTCCCTGCTGGCAGCTACTTGAGCAGCTCCTGAAACTGTGGGCCCAAAGTGCCGGTGCTGCAGAAGTTCGTGCTCCAACAGGAAGAtttttgctgcagctgtgagcactCAGCTTCCCACTGCAGGCACCCAGCTGGAACAGCAGGGAACATCATGGCCGTTTCAAAGGAATTGGGTTCTCAGAGCAGGGGAAATCCCTATTCAAGTATCTACTACCGGCAACACAAAGGATTTGGGCACTTACACTCAAGAACAAGCTACTCCCAAGCACCGCATGGCACCTGGAGGCAGAGGGCTGCTGGAACTGGGGTACCTCAGAGCACATCCAACACTGAgctgggaagagaagagagcaTGGGTTTGTTATGCACCAGCTGGGTCTGAGAGGGCACCAGGCAGCATCTCACCCTGAGGATGTTTAGCCACCAAATTAGGTAGCTTTCCAAGGACTGGAAAGGAGgatcacagcttctctgcatgGACACAGAGGCTGTAGAAAGGCAAGCTGGTACTGAGAGCCACAGCATCCTGCTTTTGGGATGAACAGGACTGAGACAGCATCCCCTTTTGATTCTCCATCTAGACCAGAGATAACACACGTCCTGAGAGTGGAAGGAGCAAAACAGAGTGAGGTGAAACGGGCCGAGAGCAACGAGAGCGGTGCTGGAGGCTGGCAGGCAGTGCGCCCGCTGCAGGGCCGGCAGGCAGGGCGGGATGCGGCTCTGGCAGCACACAAATCCAAACAGGATTGTAACTCCATGCTGTCCTCCAGGAGGGCTGGGGAGCATTAGTGGGGAGGTGACCTGCAAACAcgctgcagctgcagggctgggcagggctgctccagagagggctgtgcaggaggaTCTGGCCTGTTTCATCTAATAAATGCTGAATCCAGGGCCTTTGTTTGCTCAGTCTCAGCTCAGCTTTCACCGCAGGGAGTCGGCCAGCAAAATTGGCTGATCTCTGTTTCCTTGATGTCACCTGCCCAGCTGACCTGCCGCTGCCTGGGATGAGGAATCTCAGCACTGGACTtgggcagctccagcagggcagggatcTGTCTCCTCCTGGCCATTGGGTGCTGAGTTCCTTGCTTTAGAGAGACATCTGAGCAGAAACATCCCCCAAGTCCTCATGGTGGCATGAGTGGCAACGTGCAGGAGGGTTGAGGTTCAGGTCACTCTGGGCTTTGGACTTGGCAAATGGGAGGGCAGTTGCTGTAGGTGAGATCTTCACAGAACATCCTGAGATGGAAGGGTCCCATAAGGATtatcgagtccaactcctggctccacacaggagcaCCAAAAAATCGTCAATGccaaaaggcagcagagaggaaatggGAACCCTTTGGTATGCAACATGAATAGGGACAAGCTGGATTTTCCCAGCGGTGAGAGCTAGGCTTGGTTTTGGCAGCATGACAGCCAGCGGCAGCCCCGTGCGGACCCAGCCCTGCAAGTGTGCTGCGGGGGCTCAGGGTGCTTTGAGAagggctctgctgctttccataAAGTGGTTCCTGCTTGCAGGCAGCAACTTATCTGGCCATTTGCATGCAACGAGCTGGGCTTGCTCTGCAAACTCCACAGCTCCGGGCTGGCAGCAAGCTGCCTGTGCACAGCTCACTCTCAACAGAGGCCAAGGACAGATAGACGAGCAGCTTTGTACTAAGTGGACACTGCACAGccaggaaaagagcagcaacagAGCTCCAAATGGCCGATAcctggcagcactgcctctTGTGTGAAGCAGAGCAACTCTGGACCAGAAACAGTTAATGTTTCAGGAAGGATTTCATTACATAAGCaactgctgaggctgctgccATGCTCTGAGCAAACTCAACACAACCGAGGTGCACAGCGATgagagcagagggctggggaGGCAGGAggatgcagagagcagcaccTTCCCCAGCATCAGCCAGCTGATGTACAGCATGCTGCCTCTGCTGTGTGCCAGATCCATGCCCGTGGTGGTTGTGGTAGTCCTGGGTGATGACCAAAGCTAGCAGCAGGTGTGAATCGTTACCTGCCCTCACAGCTGCACCTTCCTAACACTCCTGCCTCGTCCCAGCCAGCTTCTGATTTCACTCGTATGAAACTATTTGCTGTTCTTAATATGCCTAATTTACTCTGCTTTGTCCCCTCTGTAACTCAAAGCTGTTACTCTTCATGAAATGGGTCCCATCATTATGCTggggcagagaggaaaaggcTCTTACCAACTCCTGCTGCATgccaaaaaaccaaaccaacaaacaactGAGAATGGAATGGAGTGAGCAGTGAGCCCCACAGAGCCAACGGCCACCCATCCTGCAGGGGGAGGCTCCAGGTGCTGGCAGGGTCAGGGTTTGTTACAGAAGGCTGAAGTAAACGACTCCATCCTGGCTGCATGTGAGCGGTCAGCCTATGCAACCAAGCTTCAGGACACAGGCACACGCACATCATAGAGCTGGCACTGCCCCACGTGTCCACATGGTTGGGGTGCTTCTGTGCCATGTACTGAGCTCAGTGGGGGCCCCTGGTAACAGTACTGGGGACTGATGCAGtccccctcctgccccaggtggaagctgctgtttctctccTGTGCCTGACGAGGGGTGGGGGAAGGGCCTCATTAATTACAGCCTGGATTAGCCCACCCCTAACGCCCCCAGGTGTGCACTGGCTGTCCTTGGGGGTGGGCTCATAGTGAccagctgctccttcccagcatTCACTGCAGGAGGCACCTTGCTTCTGCCCGCTGCGACCAGCATTTTTCTCCTGATGGCTCCAATGTGCTCCATAACCGTGTTCTACTGAGTCCGGTGAGTTTGCGTTGGGCGCCGTGCGCGTTTCTGCTGCTAAGCTGTGTGGTCTGACTGTGCTGATCCCCCCGGAGAAAGGAGAGACAGGTGCATGTAGCAGGAGATGGGTGAGGTGGCCGCTGGGTGCGTGTCTTTGTGGGGCTGAGTGTGCTCACCACGCTGGGtctcctggcagcacagcagctcctctcctggTAGGGGAGCTTTAGAAGCAGGCAGATAACATCTCTGTAATAGTTTGTGTGTTGGGCAGTCTGCTCCTCAGAAAGGCTATTGCTGGTGGTGCTTACAGCTCTCTTGTTCCAAGTCATGTAGTGGTTGGTGTTTCTTCTTCTGGCTTTGGTTCCCAGAGACACAGGTTTCcattaatgaaaactgaaattcccCCTGGAAAGCATTCTTGGTTTCTGGGTCTTCTGAGAAAGGCCTGAAAGCACCTCTGAGAGCTCAGGAGACTGAGACAGAAACAGGCAGACGTCATGGTTAAATGTGCTGTGGTCTCTGGGATGCCGGAGGGCCCTGCTTGTTGGTCTCTCAGTGATGAGTTGGCAGCTCTGAACTTCAAAGTTCTCATCCCAGGGGTGCTGGGTGGctttttctgtgactttttaGGGGGATTtggaggattttcttttttaagagcTCTTTTGGCTTGAGAGCAGAGGCACTGACTTATTCCTAAGGGGTGTGAGTCAGGACTGCAGTAAGCATTGCGTTACATGTCGGCGCCGTGCTACTGTACCTAGCAGAGGTGAAAACACCTTCTGGCTCTCCTCCCCCTGCATGGCGAGCCCTGGGCCCGCAGGCTGGTGCTGAGGGGTGGCCCTGCTCTGgtgctgccttctgctcatCCCCACCAGAGCCCAAGGGCGGTGCGGCACTGGGGGTGGTGAGAATGCACCGAGAGAGGCCCAGTGAGCTCAGGGCACAGGGAGGAGCAGGTGCAGAGAGAGCCTCGCTCccaacaaagcaaagcagcagaagcccCCAGTTTCTTTCCCAGAGCATCGTCTGAGATTTGAAGCAGGTCTGTGGGCTGGGTGTATGAGGTATCGGCACTGAGGCTGTTTCTCCCCCTTCCCAGGAGAGGTAAAGTTATTCATTTTAAGAGATGACAAACGCCGCAGTAAAGAGAAGAGTCAATATTGCAGGCGCTGAAACGAGTCTGCTCAGGGCCCTTCCTAGCTAGGCCAAACAGcaaattgctttggaaatggtCTTGGAGAACGGCgtttaaaatataattcagCAGAGAGCTGAATACAAGTAATACAAGTACGGCTGTTCTCAGGGTCACAGCTCGTTCGTGCCAGGTCTGGGGGAGCTCAAGATGGGCTCGAGGCCAGAGGGCTGCCCTGCCTCTGCAGGCACCACCACAGCAAAGCTGGGAGGTGgaatgggagctgcagcccctgccccatTGGTGATGTACTCCTGGAGCTGCCATTGGTGTGTCCTCGTGAGCAGAGAAATGAGCAGTTGGGTTTTGGATTGGGAAACAGCAGGGACATGGGGTGATGTGGGTGTGACAGAGGATGCCTCAGCCGTACCTTGCACCTGTGGCCAAGCCCTGCTCTGattcctgctggctgcctgcattACCTTCTTAGGCAAGCACGGGATGGAAGCTGTCAGATGTGAACTCGAGATAACAATCTATCTCCCAGAAGCTGTGAGCAGGcctggctgcctgcacagcccccagcacaaccGCAGCCCCCATGCTCACGGCGCacactgctgtcagtgctgcgTTCAGGCATGGCTCCCTGCCACACAGGGGATGTGCGTGGTTTGGCTGTGAGAGGTCCTGGGCTTATCGCTGTTCAGTGGCCCTGCATCTAGCACATCTGGTTGGAGAGAGTGAGGTTTTATCTCCCTGGTCTGGCACTGCTTCCACTCGGTGGGAATCTGGGCTGCTCCCATGACCTGAGCCTCTCCAGGTGCCCCAGCCTCTGTGACACTGCCTGCGAGGTGACAGCTGGTGACACGGCTCTGCTCCTTTGCTGGGTGCTGGAGCGACGTGGCCTGCAGCATGTGGGTATTCATGAACCCTTGTGTgatgcagggctgtgctctggggaTGAGCTTCCCTTGGCAACTGGTTTTATCCATGAGAagcaagctgctttttttttttttttttttaaggcagcaCCTTTTATTTTGGAGCTCCTGGGATGCTCCAGCACTCCATGTGTCTGCTGCTCAGGCCCATAGTGCAGCCACCTGTGTCTTGCTTAAACTCACGCTGGGTGCATCAAATGCTCTCTAAAAAACAGAATGAAGCCTTGAGGAGGCGTGAGCTGGATCCTATGGCTGTGTGCAGCGTCAGGGCTGTGAGCTGGCTGAGCTCTGGGGGCTGTTCTCAATTCCACGTCTCTCAAAGCAAGAGGGGAGGGAGAGTGTCTGTTCCAAAGCTATGCTGCTTATTTTGGCACCAGCTGACGGcatctgggctgcaggcagagctcagagaagCTCCCATATTGTATGGGTGTGAGACCCTGGCTGCCTGGGCACCTGcgtggagcagagcagtgggcagGCTGTGCCTCCTGGGGTGTGCGATGCAGCCTCCCTTCTCCTAGGGATGTGCCCAGCTGATAAGAGAGatgctttccctttcccatgTGCTGCACAAAAAACAGCTGCTCTGATGCCTATGTGATGCTGCTGAAGACTGGGGCGGCGTGGTTTGCACCCAGGGCTCAGaggctgctgccactgccacaGGCTGTTGGCCTCTCATTGCTGGgcagcacctctgtgctcagcttCAGCCTGCACCAAAACCCATACAATTGAAGGCAGCTGTGAATTCACTGCTGTGACTGCTAGAAATTGCACGGCACCTCCATGTCGATGCTCACCCAGACCTCTTCCAGAGGCTGTTGCAAGTAGTGTGCATTTAAGTACAGCCCTCCTTCCCTGAGTGATCTCAGAGCATTGTGCTCTGTGTGCCTGTGGTGGGGAACCTCTCTGGGTGGGTGAGTGGGGCCGTGGGCAGCCCAGGGccctggggatgttcagtgcAGGGCTGTACCAGTGGAAAGCTGAGCTGGAGGAAAAGCAGTGGAGTGGGGCTGGCGAGCAGCTGCCTGGCCCTGCcagcctcctgcctgcagcagctggaaggaaTGAGGTTGCTCTGAGCACATTGATGAGGTTGCTTAGGGTAACAGGAATGGAGGCCAACTGTAATCAATTAGCTGGAAATCAAGTTTacatgcagcagggaatgtttcccatgcaaacagcacagagccagcacCCCTGGTCTCTGTGTGCTCCCATTGGTATGGGTGGCTGCTCAGCACAAGGCACAGCGAATGCCAATTTTGCTCATGAATAGGGATTCCCAGCTCCAAGGAAACGCAGCCGTGCTCAGTCCTGCGGGGTGCAATCTTTACGGGGGGAACACGAAGTCccatcagtgctgtgctgtctcCAAACACCCCGCTGGAGACACCGGCACCTGACTGGTGAGCTGTCCTGCAGGAAGCTGCCAGCTGTGGTGGTTTAATTTAACACAAGCTGCCTGAGGGCTGTTGCTGCCTTATTTAAAGGGGGAGAGGAGCTGGTTGGGAtgagcccagcagcaggaggggccCCTAGGTTCAGGGGCTCTGCTCCAGAGACCTCCAATCCATTTCCAAGCACCAGAGTCCTGGCCAGGTGTTGGTTTGGAGCTGGAACTCAGTTGCATATATCTAGAGACAGAGAGGATTGGGAGAAGCTCCCATACCCAATTTGAGGCACGAATGTTGCTTTCTATGGGAAACCAGCCTGGCAGGAGggagggctgcctgcagccctatggtctggggcagcaggagggctgtgtgTGCGGGGCACTGACAGCTCTGCCTCACTCCACTGGGTTTCCTTGCTCCTCACTTCCACCTGGATCCCAGATGTGATGTTTCTGGCTCAAAGCCAGCACTGCCTCTCCTGTATGGAgttctgcattttgttcttctctccCATAATATCCCATGTAGAGGGtttccctcttccccccccatATATTTCTGAACACTAAAGCAGCCTCGGCTCGCCTCTCCAGTTCTGAGACGTAGTTGGGTTCAGCTGTTGGGTTAAACTGTGCCACTTCCCATGTTGACCAGACCAACATGGAAGCTGAGCCAGAGCCGGGAGACCCTGGAGCGGGAATGAAATCCCTGAGATTTTGCTTGTTCCCTGAGGAGTGGGACGTGTACGTCCTGGGGGCAGGAAGCACAAGCAGCATCGAGCCCCCGCTGGTGCTGAGCAAAATGATTCCCATctgccgtgctgctgctgctcacagggctGCACTGCCCAGAGCGCTGCTGGAGTGCACTCCCCAAGCCGGGGCTATTGAACCTTTGCTGCCtgggagctggagctgtgctaAAGGCCAGAACCCAGGCACCGGAGGCAACAGCGTGCCTGGAGGTGGGTGGAGAGGCCCAGGGAGAAGCAATCTGCTCCCTGCCCGAGCCGATGTGGCCTATCGTAAgggaaaacaatgttttgcCATCGCCAACCCCTCCACCGTTCTTGCGGCGTTAGGAATAAACCGACCTCACAACACGACATCGGGGTACCCGGCAGTAGGCAGAGCCGCACGGCACGACGCTCGTTTGCCGTCCCGTCGAACAGGTTACGGCCCCGCCGCCGTGAGTCGCGCCGCTGCCGGCGGCCACCCAGGCGACGATTCGACTCGCGGCGCGGCCCCGTCCCGCCAGGGGTGCCGGGGTTCAGCGCCCGGCGGGCGGGATGCGCTGCCCGGCGCCGCCGTCGGGCTTCCCCCGGGGAAGCAACCCGTTCCGAACTCGGCTGCGGGCGCGCTGAGCCGCCGCGTCTCCGCCGTCCGGCCGTGCGCTCCGTGCCCACCCCGCAGCGCAGGCGGTGGCCGCGGGGACGGCCGCGCGCTGCCCGAACGGACCGCGCCGAGCCCCGCGGCGGCAGGCCGGGCTGCGGTCACCGCGGCGTGCGGCCGTGCGGGATGCGGGCCGGCACCGCCACCCTTACGGGGGAGAGGGGCGGGCCGCGCCGCGAGCAGCGCTGCGCCAGCGCGGAGAACCCGGAGTTTCCAGAGCCCGCAGCGGGGCCGGCTCCGGAGCGCATCGCGGGGCGCCCCCGGAGAGGCCCGGCTTCCCCCCCTACCCCCCGCCGCGGTCCCGTCCCACCCCGCGGCTTACCGCGGCTCCTCGGCGGCTCCGCTCGGCTGGCGGCCGTCCCGCGGCGGGCGGCACTTTTATCCGCCGGGCAGCGGCCGGGCTCGGGCTCGGTGCTGCCACCTGATCGCGGCGCTGCCGGGGCCGCCCTCCACCCGCCCGCCGTGTGCGGTTGCCCGGCTACGGCGGGGCCCGGCCCGCCCGGCGCTGCCCCCGGGCGGAGGCAGCTGGCGCCCGGCCCGCGCTTAAAGGCGCAGCGCCGCCTCGGGGCCGAACCGCCGCCCGGGGGCGCGGGGGGGCGCGGCGCTGCGAACGCGGCCGGGCCCCGCGTGGCGGTGCGGACGAGGGGGGAGCGAGCGAGGGTCGCCGTGCGGGAGGGTGCGGAGGGGGCCCCGTGGGGACGCGCGTCGTGTGCGGGGCTGGGACGGCGGGGACGTGGCGCGGTCCCTGCGGGACGGGACGGGAGCGAGATGGAGCCCCTGCGGGGCGTCGTGCTGGGTCGCGCGGATCGTCCCcgtggggctgtgtggggacGCGGCCCTGCGGGGACAAGGACGCTCCGGGAGCGCCGCCGGCTGCCGGGCCCGCCGCCCTCCCGGCGGGGTGGGCtgccgggggcggcggggctgggAGCCGAGCGGGGCCTGGCAggcggaggaggcggcggcAGCCTGCGTTTTAACCCCCCGGCTgccggagcggagcggcggccGCCGAAGCACCGCCGCCCTGGCCCTgttctgcttcctgctgtcGTCGTCGTGTGTTTGGACCAAAATAGCAAAAATCCCTAATAGGAAGCTTCCCTTACCTCCAGCCCTCTGGCTTTTATCTCACTTCGGTAGGTTCTGTGACTCAGCAGCCCAGATGGAGCCGTCCCTCACAGCCCTTAGCACCAAATCTGTTTATTGCTCCAGAGGCTGTTTTTCAGAGAGCTCTCTGCTTTGTGTCACCAGTGTTCTCCCTTAAAACGCTGCCTCTCCAGCCCAGGAGCTCAGCACATTCAGTGCGGAGGTGGGCGAGGAACAAAAatagacaaataaaaaaaaccccaacaaaatAGACAATAAAAA
The Lagopus muta isolate bLagMut1 chromosome 20, bLagMut1 primary, whole genome shotgun sequence genome window above contains:
- the DUSP14 gene encoding dual specificity protein phosphatase 14, yielding MTSRSHNSLPRTLMAPRMLSEGALGGIAQITPSLYLSRGSVASNRHLLLSRGITCIINATIEIPNFNWPQFEYVKVPLADMPNAPISLYFDSVADKINSVARKHGATLVHCAAGVSRSATLCIAYLMKYHKVSLFEAYNWVKSRRPVIRPNVGFWRQLIDYERKLFGKTTVKMVQTPYGIIPDVYERERRPLMPYWGI